CGTCTCGTACGCGGCGAACCGGTTGGACGCCCCGACCTGCACGACCCTGTCCGTCGGCAGCGCCCGGTGGCGCTCCAGCCACCGGTCGGCGTCGCCAAGCGGGTCCGCCAGCTGCTCCCGGACCGcctcccgcaccgccgccgctgcgcgCGCGAGGGCCTCGCCGGCCCCGCCGTCGCGGAGCGCGCCCACCATGGCCCTCGCGTAGCACGACTTGGCGCAGTTGCCGAAGAACGcggccggcagcggcgggcgcagTCGCGCGCGGCAGTCCGCGGCGAACATGAGGtaggcgtcggcgtcggcgtcgtcgAGGGCGTTCTTGGCGCGGACGCCGGACGTCCAGACCAGGGACGCGACGGCGGCGTAGGTGCTCGGGGGCgtcacggcggcggccgccggtgCGGTGTCGCCATCGGCGCTCTTGCTATGCCGTGAAATGCGATGCTTCAGCGACCGGATCTGGCTGGCGCTGAGCAGGTAGGTTCTCCTGCCCTGGAGGGCGTTGTCCGGTTCGGGGAATGTGTTCACCTGTTCAGATGCTGATGTGATTGCAATGCATATTCTATGCAAGTTTTCGAATTCTTAAGAAAATGGaactgaattgaaaatccaaggCAGCCAAATTTGATAGCAAAATATGGAATTCAACTGAAATTTAGTCAGAATAATCCAGGGCGCCAAAATTTATCTATTTATCTTTCGGCTTGTATCCAGGAacttgatcctcctcctcgtctCCTGCGGCAGAGACGTGCCGAGGACAGTGAGTGAGCTGACTTCACCGTGACGCTTCGACACTGAACTCTATTGTCTTCACTAGCTGACTTTTGTGACCACATTGATGAAGAAAATTTTGTCCAGTTTACAAGTTTTCTACTGGGACAGCAATCGACACTATTCGTACGATCAGAGCAGAAAACTAGTCAAAATTTTCGTGCTGGGAAATCACAATTTTTTCCCCACATGGTAACGCATATGTCAAAGCTACTACGACGGCTGACAAGATGGAAGCACTGACCGTCGGCAACCCCGGCGCGAAGATGCGCAGGAACTTGCGCGCCACCTCCTCCGCTTTCGGGTGCCGGTTGATCGCCGCGCGGTCGAACGTCGGCGCCACGAGGCCCGTTCCGGCCTTCGAGCCACCCCACGCCGCGGCGGCCCACGCCCGGATGAACTCCCACAGCGCCTGGCCATCGGCCACGACGTGGTTCATGGTCACCCCGACCACCACGGCCCCGatcccgccgcccgcgccatgCGCGGGCCTCGTGACCTGCACCGCGAGCGCGGGGACCGGGAGCGCGCCCACCTCGATCGCGGGCGCGAGCTGCGCGTACGCCTCGGCGTCGTGCTCCGCGGCGCGGGCGAGGCGGCGCACGTCGTCGGCTCCGCCGGCGTACTCGGCCTCCACGAACCTGACGCCGCCCCGGGAGACGGCGCCGGGGGAGCAGTCGATGGCGACGCCGTCCCCCGACGTGGAGACCGCGACCTGGCCGGCCAGCGGGGTGAAGACGGCGAGCGTGTCCGCGAGGGAGGACCGCAGCGCGCGGACCAGGTCACGGAACGGCGGGAGGTCGTCGCCCTCGTAGAAGAAGAGGCGCTGGATCGGCGTCAGGGCGATGAACATGGTGTCGAAGAGCGAGAGCTTGATCGTGGCGCGGTCGGCGCCTTGCGGCGGCGGGTTGGAGGTTCCGGCGGGTCGGACGTCGGTGACGCTGAGAGCCCGAACGCGGGACCCCATGGTGTTGGTGCCGCGAGAAGCAGTGTCTCAGTGGTGTTCTAGTTGGAGTAGAGTGTTGGAGTGGTTTTCGACAAAGGGACTGATAGTCAGGTACTGCATTAAATAAACTGTGGTTGTCAGGTCAGTCCAGCTTTAAGACGTCAGTCGTTTTAATCTTTTTAATAGATATGTATCTACGTATATATTTATGTCTAGATGTATAACAAAATCTATAAATCTAGAAAACAattaaaacgactaataatttggaacgAAGGAGTAATACATGATTTGTCAGTCTGACACACTCCAGTGGCTAGTACAGTCTAAAATATTAGAGACACGGGTAATCGACACTTCAAGCGGATGACAAAGAATCAAATAGCATTGTGCTACAATATGGAGTGAATTTGCAGGTCATCCAATTTTTTTTTGCAGGAATCTTATAGTACAACAATAAATAACATGCCAAGTTAGCCATATTTAACTATCAACTGGTTCATTTTCCGGAAGACAATTGCCAATGTAGGCCATCTTCGATGATCTACCACTAGTTCATTACTCCTGGCACCGCGGCAGGAGGAGCGGGAGCGGCCGGGCGCCGGCACACGCGGCGTGGAACCGGTGCCCGCACTGCGCGACCCGGCTCCacgcggccggcgccgccccgtCCTGCAGGCACACCCCGCAGAAGTCGTCCGCCGGCGCCTCGGCCGCCTCCAGTGCCGCGATCGCCGCCTCCGACACCACAGCCTCCGCCGGCGGCCCGGACGGGGAAGGGGTGGTCCGGGAACGCGCGAGCGCGAGGACGCGACGCTCCTCCGCCGGCAAGGCCGAAGGCGTAGTGGTACTCCGAGAGCATGCCCGCCTGGTCGTCTGCGCCGGCGGGCGAGTAGAAGCCGCCGTGGGTGTAGCTGCGGACCGCCATCATCACGAGCGCCCTGTAGAGGTCATCTTGGTCCGGTTGCGGGTGGAGCaagccgtcgtcgtcgtcggacatGGAGATGTCACCTTCATGGTCCGGTTGCCGGTCGAGGAATTCTCCATCGCCCTTCATGCCAATCAGCGACGTTGATCGAGGTCGTGTACGAACGAAAAGGTTGGGTGATTCTCGTCTTGTGAGGTTGGCACATCTGTGCGTGGGGATTTATGGTCGGGAGATCAAGGTTAGTCCGTGTCCGGGTAGGATCGgaatccttttttttttttgaggggatCGGAATCCGTTGCTGGTTGTGAATGATCAGTTCGGACTCGGGACCGGGACGTGTGCTTTCCAGAGCTCGGGCCGTTGCAGTCTGGTTGTTGGGCTGGACCGCATGTGAGCGTAGTTCGCATTTCATTTCTCGAATCCTCGAACGCATCCCAGGCCACAGAAGCCGGCGACCGGCGTCCATCCATCAGTGTTGGTGAAGATGATGACACGGCTGTCATGTCATCAGCCGGAAAAGAAGGGGTGCTCGCCATTGATTGCACGAATGTTGCCAGCTTTCCAATCACAGGAATGGTAGCAAATCAAGAATTTCCTTTTCCGATCGGGACAGAGCATTGACCTTGACTCCTCTACATGGCAAGACTCGACGGCTCCAGGATGCCAGGATGCCAGGACGGAGCAGAACCTGCGGCCGGCCATTCTCCTCGCGGCAACGACGTCCAGCCAGGGTCCGCGGGGGTCGCGCCGACGGccgctatatatatatagcctgCACCTGGAGCCACCGCACCCCGCCGCACCGTGCGCACCTCCGTCCCGGTGCCGCACGCCGTTCACCCGCCGGGGAGGGCTCAGGAACCTTCGACACCATACTCATCTCCTGAGCCTTTCCCCCGCGGTGGGGCGCCGCGCCAGCGTCCACCCACGATGGCGGCGGGGTTATTAATAAGGAGCCCCCTGCCCGTTGTTCTCTTCTGCGTCCTCGCCGCGGCCGTCGCGGCGGCGCCCAATGTCACCTCCGACGAGGAGTActgggcggcgcgcgcggaggcggcCCGCGCCAGCAACCTCGCGGCCTACGTCAGCGATCCCGTCGCCGCCATGAACCGCTTCAACGCGGAGACGCTCCGGGCCACGACGCGGCGGTCGCTGGGGCGGTACCAGGGCCCGTGCATGGCGACGAACCCCATCGACCGCTGCTGGCGGTGCCGCGCCGACTGGGCGGCGGACCGGCGGCGGCTTGCGCGGTGCGCGCGCGGGTTCGGGCACCGgaccgccggcggcgcgggcgggaaGATCTACGTGGTGACGGACGCGAGCGACGACGAGATGGTGATCCCGCGGAAGGGCACGCTCCGGTACGGCGCGATCCAGGACCGTCCGCTGTGGATCGTGTTCGCGCGCGACATGGTGGTGCGGCTCCGGCAGGAGCTCATCGTGAACCACAACAAGACCATCGACGGCCGCGGCGCGCAGGTGCACATCGTCGGCGCGCAGATCACGCTGCAGAGCGTGCGGCACGTGATCATCCACAGCGTCCACATCCACCACTCGGCGCCGCACTCGGGGGGGATGATCCGCGACTCGAAGCGCCACTACGGGCTGCGCACCCGCAGCGACGGCGACGGCATCTCCATCCTGTCCTCCAGCAACGTCTGGATCGACCACGTCTCCATGTACCGGTGCTCCGACGGGCTCATCGACGTCGTGAACGGGTCCACGGCGATCACCATCTCCAACAGCCACTTCACCAAGCACGACCACGTACTGCTGTTCGGGGCCAGCAACGACAACCCGCAGGACGCGGCGATGCAGGTGACCGTCGCCTTCAACCACTTCGGCAAGGGGCTCGTGCAGCGGATGCCCCGGTGCCGCTACGGCTTCTTCCACGTGGTGAACAACGACTACACGCACTGGCAGATGTACGCCATCGGGGGGAACAAGAACCCCACCATCATCAGCCAGGGCAACCGGTTCATCGCCCCCGACGACCCCAACGCCAAGGAGGTGACCAAGAGGGAGTACACGCCCTACGGCGAGTACAAGGAGTGGGTGTGGAAGTCGCAGGGGGACGTGATGATGAACGGGGCCTTCTTCAACGAGTCCGGCGGGCAGAACGAGCGCAAGTACGACCAGCTCGACTTCATCCCGGCAAAGCATGGGAGCTACGTCGGGCAGCTCACCAGGTTCGCCGGCGCGCTCAACTGCCGCGTCGGCGAGCCCTGCTAGGCTTGGTTCGATCGAGTCGATGGCATTTCTGGGATCGAGGACGAAGAAGAGAAACCAAACAACCATACATAGGTTCTGGGTGGACATGTAACCATCATGTTATTATATGCCCGTTTCTCGAAATTATGTATGCCAAGGATGAAAAATGCGGTGCTGCAGGTTACTACTTcctccgttctaaattataCATCATTCTGGATATAATTTTTATATCTAGATATAAATGTATACCTAGATGCATagaaaaattatatatctaaaaaaaatcaaaacgatctctaatttagaacggagggagtactaaACATGATAACGAACGTTGCGCAGGTGCATGGCCTTTCAAACTTTTATACATCGATTGGTAGTACCTTTTAGTGCCGATTTTGTACACACGCAACTGTATGTGTTTGCTTGCTTCAATCGTCCCTGAGTACTTCTATGCCCTGCTTCAGCTCCTTCGTCCAGGAAAAATGGAACAACTAAACTCTACTCGACTGTTGTTTTAGGATGAAAACATCTCGTTTTCGGATGGATGGATCCACGCACCTGGTCAACCAGCAACTCTGGAGGGTTAATTAATACTACTACAGAAAC
The genomic region above belongs to Panicum hallii strain FIL2 chromosome 4, PHallii_v3.1, whole genome shotgun sequence and contains:
- the LOC112889886 gene encoding pectate lyase-like; this translates as MAAGLLIRSPLPVVLFCVLAAAVAAAPNVTSDEEYWAARAEAARASNLAAYVSDPVAAMNRFNAETLRATTRRSLGRYQGPCMATNPIDRCWRCRADWAADRRRLARCARGFGHRTAGGAGGKIYVVTDASDDEMVIPRKGTLRYGAIQDRPLWIVFARDMVVRLRQELIVNHNKTIDGRGAQVHIVGAQITLQSVRHVIIHSVHIHHSAPHSGGMIRDSKRHYGLRTRSDGDGISILSSSNVWIDHVSMYRCSDGLIDVVNGSTAITISNSHFTKHDHVLLFGASNDNPQDAAMQVTVAFNHFGKGLVQRMPRCRYGFFHVVNNDYTHWQMYAIGGNKNPTIISQGNRFIAPDDPNAKEVTKREYTPYGEYKEWVWKSQGDVMMNGAFFNESGGQNERKYDQLDFIPAKHGSYVGQLTRFAGALNCRVGEPC
- the LOC112890020 gene encoding anthocyanin 5-aromatic acyltransferase-like, with protein sequence MGSRVRALSVTDVRPAGTSNPPPQGADRATIKLSLFDTMFIALTPIQRLFFYEGDDLPPFRDLVRALRSSLADTLAVFTPLAGQVAVSTSGDGVAIDCSPGAVSRGGVRFVEAEYAGGADDVRRLARAAEHDAEAYAQLAPAIEVGALPVPALAVQVTRPAHGAGGGIGAVVVGVTMNHVVADGQALWEFIRAWAAAAWGGSKAGTGLVAPTFDRAAINRHPKAEEVARKFLRIFAPGLPTVNTFPEPDNALQGRRTYLLSASQIRSLKHRISRHSKSADGDTAPAAAAVTPPSTYAAVASLVWTSGVRAKNALDDADADAYLMFAADCRARLRPPLPAAFFGNCAKSCYARAMVGALRDGGAGEALARAAAAVREAVREQLADPLGDADRWLERHRALPTDRVVQVGASNRFAAYETDFGWGRPARVELASVFVREFVAVVGAPDGAVQVSVALDRDRMDGFEANFLSLSQASG